AGTAAAACTATAATTCTGACTATACATGGAGGACCAGGGGCATTTTCAGCTGCATTTAATACCGATTATATTAGTCATATACTAGAGCCCAAATATGCAATGGCATATTGGGATCAAAGAAATGCAGGCGCTTCTCAAGGAGGGAATAATATATCAGAATTAAAATTTGAGAATGTTGTTGAAGATTTAAAAAAAGTAATTCAAGTATTGCATTATCGATATGGAACGAATACAAAGATATTTATAATGTCACATAGTTATGGAGCTTCCATTGCTTCATCCTTTTTAACAAAATTAGACAACCAGGAGATGATTGACGGATGGATAAACATAGGAGGTTGTAATGATAATAAGAAATTACCACAATTTATTTTAGAACATTTATCCAAAACTTCTAAAGAACAGATTGCAATAGGAAACAAAGTTCCTGAATGGGAAGATATTCAAAAGTTTTGCTCAAACTGTGATGTCTCAGACCCTAATCAAAAAGATTTACTAAATGATCAAGCTAAAAAGGCAGAAAAATTAATGGGTGTCGAAAGTGATTTAGTGAAACTATTTATGAAATATGCAATCAAAGATGAATGGCCAATAATGGGGATTATGGCAAATGTACAAAGCAATGGAAATTATTCTCCATCTGTAAGTTTTACAGATGAAGAGTTAGCAAGAATAAAAACGCCTGCATTATTTATGTACGGAGATTATGACTTTACCTGCCCTTATCTTTTGGGTGAATATACTATTTCTAGACTATCAACTCCTGAAACAGAAAAGGAGATGTGTATTGTCAAAAATGCTGGACATGCTCTTTGGGAGCACCGTGAAGTTCTCTTTTGTGATAAAGTAATTGACTTCGTCGACAAATATAAATCGAAATAACATCATTATTTCACAGGATACTTATTTATAAATCACCGATTGAAATTCTTCATTGGTGATTTTATTTATACATAAGATTGCTTTCTCGAGTAACAATCAATTCAGAATAATAAACATATTCATCTAATAATGTAGTAATAAAGGACCTATAAGCAATAATATACTCGAGCAGATAAAGCCCAAGAACAACAATCTATGACCCCCCATTTAGAAGACACGAAGTATCTAAAAAAATAATCTCAAATGCTTAAGGAATGAAATGGCTTTAGTAAAAATACTATTCATTATCTTGATACTTTAAAATTACAATTCATTAAATAATTGTAATGTAAATAATCCGAATAAAAGTGAGAATACAATACTATATCACTAATTCGAATAGTCAGACGAATTTAATTATTAAAGATTTTAGTGGTTATTGTTAAATGGAGATTCTGAATCGCATTCGTGATGTTAATTCTAGTATAGACAAATTTAAATCTTTAATCCATGTGGAACAAAAGTCAACACCTTCTATTATATTATTCATCTGTAGCAGATAGATAAAGAAAAAGAATTATAACAACTTAAATATTTTAAGCAAATAGCTCGTCTACAATATTGATAAAACAAACGAGTTCTTTACGACTTAAACCTTCAAAGCAAGTCCCTAGTATCGTAATAACGAATGCGGATGACGAAACAACTTTTAGATACATTATTCTTTGGATACACAATATTTCTAAGATCTACAAAATATTTATCCATTGCCAATATCCATCAACCCATTTCAGAGAATCAGAGTATCCTAAACCAAATCCATGCCCTCCAACTTCAAAAACTTTCACCATATGGTCTATATCATTCTCTTTTAAGGAGGTAATATATCGTTTCGAGTTTTCTGGCAAAATACGTCTATCATCCTCAGTATACATCACAAAAGAGCGAGGTGTTTTCGGACCCACAAGATATTCAACTGAAATATTTCTAGCTTGCTCAGCATCAAAACTCTCACCGAGTAAGGCTTTTGTACATCCTACATCCCGACATGTGTCAGAAAGAGAAACTACGGAGTAACAGATACCCAAAGTAGAATAACAAAGACTTCCAAAACCATATGCCCTTCCGACATGATGAGCCACCATAGATGCAAAATGACCTCCTGCGGAGAAACCTATTATATGGAGATTCTTTTGTTCTATTCCACGATACAGAGGATCATAAAATAGCTTAGACTGAAGGGCATAAAATTGACTAAGCATTCTTTGATAGTCTCCATAATATATGGGGTATTGCACAACCACGGACATCGCACCACGATTACAAAGATCTACTGCAATATCCATTCCCTCTTTTATCATTGAGAGTTTAGAATAACCACCCCCAGGAAATATAAATATTACATCGGTTGTTGGATTATTGGGGTGATATATATAGAACTTAGCTTCTTCGATACGACCTCGAAGGATTCCATTCTGATCAAGAGATCTATCTTCTATTAACTCTGACTCACAAACACTCTTTTCTCCTGACTCTTGATATATGACAACATTCATTCTATAAAACTTTTTAACCAATATACTTGTTAAAATGAGCAAAAGCAACAAATATGCATATACTAATCACAGGAGCCACTGGATATATAGGAAAAAGATTAATCCCAATTCTACTTAAACAGGGGCATCACCTCATATGTACCTATAGACGTAAGGAAAAAATACTCGAGGAACATAATACAAAATCCATAGAATGGATACATTATGATTTTCTAGTAGATACCCCGAATAAAATAGAAGGTATTCAATGTGATATAGCTTACTTTTTGATTCATGCCATGTCTAGTAGGAACAAGGACTTTGGAGCCTTAGAGTTACAAATGGCACACAAATTTATTGATCTTGCATCTAAACTTTCAGTACAAAAAATTATATATCTAAGTGGTATCGTAAATAATGAGCAAGAGTTGTCTCCTCACTTTAAGTCCAGATATGCTGTTGAGAAATGTCTTAATCAAGGACCAATTCCAACAATCACACTACGAGCAGGTATTATTGTTGGATCAGGGAGTGCCTCATTTGAAATTATACGAGATCTAGTAGAAAAACTTCCTGTCATGGTAACACCAAGATGGTTGTATACAAAATGTCAACCTATTGCAATAAGAGACGTTCTGTATTATTTAACGAAGATAATAGATGTGTCCTTCGAAAAGTCGACATACTTCGATATTGGTGGACCAGAAATATTTACCTACAAACAAATGCTGCTACAATACGCAGAGGCAAGGAATTTAAACCGATATATCCTTACCTTACCTGTCATGACACCACGACTTTCGTCCTATTGGCTCTATTTTGTCACTTCAACGAGTTATAATCTAGCAGTGAATCTTGTTAAAAGCATGAAGATCGATGTAATCTGTAAAAAAAGAGATATCGAGAATATCGTTCCATTAAAACGTTTAAGTTACAAAGAGGCAATCGAAAGGGCATTATTCCATTTTGAAGAAGATGTTGTAATCTCTAAATGGAGTGATTCACATCTTCAATATAATATTGATAAAACGATACAAGCAGTTAAGAAAGATGAAGTATATGGAGGTTTTATACAACACTTTGTCAAAGAGATACCGGAAAAAGACATCGAATATATTCTGCATAGAATATGGTCTATTGGAGGAGAAAATGGATGGTATTATGGAACTCGATTATGGAAATTACGTGCTTTCTTTGATAAGTTAGTTGGGGGAGTGGGCTATAGAAAAAGAAATAATAAAACGAAGATCCAAGAGGGGGAAGCATTAGACTTTTGGAGGGTTGTAGAAGCTAGTAGATCTTTGAGACGATTAACACTTCTGGCAGAGATGAAACTTCCTGGAGAAGCCATTCTTAGACTTGGAATAACAAAAAGTGAGAACAGGTATTTTTTCGAACAAAATGCAATTTTCTATCCACATGGATTACTAGGAAGAATGTATTGGTGGATACTATACCCTATTCACATAATAATATTTAAAGGGATGGCAAAGAAACTCTGTAAAAACAAAAAAGTATATGAGTAGTATTATTTTCTCATATACTTTTAAGTTTGCCTATCAAACGGACTGAGCCTCGATAATATGCTCTAACTCAACTTCTACGAGAATATTACTTTGGAGTGCCTCTAACCTGACAATCACCTTGTGTTTGCCATTATGTCGTACCATTTCACCAATATATCCAACAAAAGGACCTTCTAACACTTCCACAGTACTCCCTAGCATTATTCGTTCGCTAGTCTGCTCTACCGACACACCAGTCTGTTCTAAAAAACATTTTAATGCATCAATATCACGTGATCTAATTTCAGCATCTTTCCCGTTATGTCGAACAAATGCAACGATATTGTTGCATTTTAATACTTCAAGACGTTCTTTTAAATCAGCTTTCACGAAAATATATCCACAAAGAACAGGGACTTCAACAATTTTCTTTCGATCACTCCACTGTCTCCACTCTTTTCTCAATGGGATATAGTTTTCTATACCCATTGAAGTCAATGCTTCCCCTACTTTCTTCTCAGAACGAGACCTAACATAGACAGCATACCACTTTTTCATTCCCAACATTCTAGATTATTTAATATTTGAGGTTAAAACAATAATCTTATGTAAATGCTGTTCAAATTATTCTTACGAATATGTAATATGTGAGTATTTCGTCTAATTTACATGAAACAATTACCCACAAAACTCCATAAATATCGGTTCAAAATAATGCTTTGCATTTACATGTATTAAAGAACGACTCAACAAATCAAATATTGTAGCCAAACAATTAATAAAAGTTGACATATTCAAATAAAAACGATTATTATCGATATAGCACAAAAATACATTCCCCTACAATCAACTATAAATCAGACTCCCTGCTTTTAATTACAGAAGGAATGACAAAAGTCTTAGGAGGTAAATCTTTTTTATCTATTAATTCTAGCAGGCGCTCAACTGCAATTTGCCCCATCTCCTCTCCTGGTTGTTTAACCGTAGAAAGTTTAGGAGTCAATACTGCACTAAATGGTTCGTCACTAAAACCATGAAGAGAAAAATCTTCAGGTACCGACATTCCTCTCTCTTGTGCCACTTGTAGAAAGCAGAGTGCTGTTGTATCATTAGAACAGTAAACTGCATCTGGCATATCTCCACGATTAAGGATATCTTCGGCTATTTTTCTTCCCGAATACAGGGTTAAATCACACTCGGTATACATCTGTTCATTCCACTCTAATCCACGATCATTTAAAGCCTCTTTAAAACCTTTAAGTCGATTTCTAAATACCAATATAGAAGTTGGACCATTTACAAAATATATTTTTTTATGTCCATTCTGAAGTAGTCTACTTGTAACTTTATATGAGGAAGCACGATCGTTTGTCACCACCCTATTCAAATTGATATCATCGGGGACACGATCAAAGAAAACCAATGGAATATTGTTCTTTATAAAAAGATCAAAATTATGTTCTCCTTTTGTCTCCAAAGAGGTCGAAATAAGCAAACCATCCACTCTTTGATTAAACATGGTAAGGACAGCCTTCTCCTCATCATCAGAAGATTCTCTACTTTGCGTGATCACGACAGAATAACCATGGTTATGTGCATGAAGCTCAATAGATGATATGATTGTAGCTAGAAAATGTCTATCGATACGAGGTACAATAACCCCTATTGTCTCGGTACGCTGTTTTCTTAAGTTAGATGCGACCACATTTAGTCGATATCCATTCTCTGCAGCAAATTGTTTCACTTTCTTACGAGTAGCCTCACTTATTCGTTTATCATTTTTCAATGCTCTCGAAACGGTGGATGCACTCACTTGAAGCGATTGGGCTATATCGTGTATAGTAATATGTCCTTTATGTCTAGCCATTAAATTAACTTTGATTATTGATCAGGTCTTGTATACAAAGTTAAGCCAAACATAAAGAACATGAAAATAAATGTTATACTAAAACAAATATACTAGTCCAATACCAACATTTACAGAAGAATTAAAAGCACTATATTCCTGCTCTCCTACCTGAACAACAGGACTTGCTGGCGTAATTTCATTAGGAACATAATTCTGCGAATAGGAAGATTGAACATTCGATCCAGACCAATCACAATTTATACGAAGCATCACATTATTCTTCAGCGGAACGTTATAAGCAACACCAAGAAGCGATGCAAAGCCTACTGTTTGATCTTTCTCTGAACTTTCAACATAGGTCATACCAGGCTTTCCTGGAACGTTAGGATTCGACATCTCATAGTCTGGAAGAAACCATATTTGTAACCCGATCATTGCATAGACATCAAAATAGGTGTCATAAATATTCCAACGATACTGTGCACCACCAAGTAGTGCTCCCGACAACCAATCATTCATATTGAAAGTAGTTTCAGAATCTTCTAAATCCAATCCCATTGGAGGATAAGACTGTGCAACAGCTCTTTCGTAAACAGATCTATTATCAATAGGATTGCTATTAAAACGAAGTTTCCCAACCCAACTGAACGAGCTATTAACTTCATAGAAGGCAGAGACATCTAAAAAAAATCCAGTCTCAGCATACCCTGATTTATCTTGGCTAATATCAGAAGAATTATAGTTACCTATAGGTATAGAACTTCCCATGGACAAACCAAAATTCCAATCACTCGATTGAGCATACGTTGAAAAAGAAGTAATCCCTAAGGCTAGAAAAAATAGAAATTTCTTTATCATAAATTTTTGATTTAATATATATTTCAAAACAACTATTATAGATAGAACTAATATACAATTATTTTTGTTGTTGAGTATTCTCCTTTCTCAACGACTTTTAACATGTATACTCCTTGTTTAAGAGTTATATGCTTTTCCACCTCTCCCGAGAGAAAAAACGATGCAACCTCTATCCCTAAGACATTAAAAATCTTAATTTGTTTTGTTGTCGCGGATAAAGATTCAATGATCGTACCACTTTCTGTTATTTTCACTCGAAAACTCTGTTCGACATCGGGTTTTTCAAAATCAACATACAGTTTAAAATTCATACTATTCCCAGTTTGTTGAACTGGTATAGAATAAGATGTGTTATTAGCAAGATCTCGGACCTCTCCATTGCCTAAATCTTCAATACAGATTTTGGCATGGTTAATTAAATCTCCTCTACACTTTATATCTAGTTTTACTTGAGATAAAGACTTCGGCATAATATTCAATTCTATCTCTTGTGATTCTAAAGGGCGTTTATCTATAACTAACTGTTTTGCTCCAACCATAGAGTAAACCTGAGGAACCCCTTTTTTATGATATATTAACTTCGTTGCATCTTCCTTTAGTGCATATCTTTGATTACATCCCTTTTGAAAAACAAATAATACATTGTCAGAAGCAGTTCCATCTACAGAAGAGATACGTAGCTCTAACATATTCTCTGGTATTGTACTTCTCTTTTTACGAGGAGTATTATGTTTCAGTGATATATCTGAAGACCAATGAATTGACCCTGCACCAACTTGTTCTACAAAAAAAGCTTCGTTAGGACCAATATCCTCACTTTTGTTGTCATCCACTAAAACGCTCCCATGACTAGAATAGATATTATATCCTGGTTTAGATGCATCAAATCGATACACATACCCCGTGGTAAAATCATTAAGATCAGAAGGTATTTGTGTGTGGTAAGCACAAGGATTACCAATCAATTGCCATTTTGTCTTTTGTAAAGAGGGTACCATATCATATTGTAGTCTAAAATCCATCTTATTTAGAGTACTTGAACTCGATATATGGAGGTCATCTTGGTTCGAAAAAATGATATACCCTTCATTCTCTTTTAAAGAGCACTTGGGATCAACATCTACCCACTCCCCATCACTAAACCTCTTAATATAGACTTCTCCAAAATTTGGTTCAAAAGAACCAATATCTTGACAACTCAATGAGGGGGTGAAGTAGTACCACTGGTTTGATTCTATGACAAGTTCGCGAGAAAAAAAGCACGATGGATCAATTTTATCCAACCCATAAAGCTTCGTCTCTTTATGCAAAGTCAATGAATTACAGTGTAACTTCTCATCTAAAGTAACAGATTTAAATTGGCTAGAGATCTCAAGATTGTGATACTCTTTAATATCGTGCCCCCAGTTTTTAACACTATTAAAATGATTCGGATCGGTTCCATTCCAAACTAAATATGAATTTTCACTGTTCTCAAAACAAAGACCCGCAGTTCCAAGGTGCCCTAAACGACAACGCTTCACGAATGAACCATCCAATATTTTCTTCTCGAATATAAAATATGGATCACTATTACTTACGGTAAATTTTTGGACTGCATCATCCCATTCCATCGGTTTTAAATCACCCATAACTGCATTATTCTTCCACTGGGCTTCCCCGAATCTTAAATAGTCCACAAGATAATTCTCATAATATACCGCAACCAAGCAACTTGACAAACCATAATCGACAGAATGTAAATCTCTTAATAGAGTGTGTTCATTTTCATCTCTGGGAGTAAAATCAATATTGGAACATTCTCTATACAGATTGCCACTTTCATCAAAGAGAAGAACCTTTATTTTATCTCTATCAAGAGAGTATGAGTGGGTATTAAAACACTCAAGCCATAAACCTTTCATACCCCCTGATTGTTTTGCAGGAAAAACAGAAAGAGATATTTCAGGAATAGAACAAAGGTATCCTTCATAGATCTTATTAGACATTTTGTAACCTCTTCTTATAGAAACGACCTCTTCTTCAATTCTTTTATATGGGAGAATAGATACAAACATCTTTCTACTATGAAAAGGTGGTAGAATCTCATAATCTCTAGTAGACGAAGATAGATCGACAGCATAATAGATTCCATTCTTATTTAAAACAGATGGATCAAAAGAGACATCATCCTTTGTACTAACGATCAAATAAACCCCATCGTAATCACTAAAATCCGTTCCCCTATTAGTCCAATGTACCTGGTACGTCCCTCTATTGGTTTTCTTTATCTTATCTACCTCAAATTCCGTTTTAGAAAAAGGAGCAACGACTTCTCTTTCAAATTGAATAATCGTTGGATCAAACGCTTCATCATATTTGAATTCAATCTTATGTTTAAAAAAACCACAGATTTCATGCTTACATTGGAAATATAATGTAGTCTGGACCCCAGCATCCTGTTTTACTACCGTAACCATTTCGCCTATATCAGACCACGAAATATTATCTAAAGAACATCTCATATGGTTATCCAATTTTACACTTATATCCCTTTCTAAATTTGACCCTTCCACCTCTACCTGTAAGACTTCTCCCCAAACTCTAAACTCATCATACTCCTGCTGAGGAGCAATCAACTCAACCCGAAATTCGGGTGTAGCCCTTGAGGTCGTAATTTGTTTAAGGTGAGAATAAGATGTCTTTTTAAAATCATTTTCAAAGACAATATCAACATGATAGATCGTCTTTGGATTTAATCCCTCGACCTCTACATGTAAGTTCTGATGTAAGCTGATTTTCAAACGCTGATCAAAAAAGACATGATGCTCCTCATCTTTTTCATATACAGTCAAATGAAAGAAATCTGTATTCCTATCTTCTGGCATATAATCAACAATCAAAGAGTTAGAAGTAACACTATGTGCAACCGTCTGTTTATCTGATGGCATCGCTGCAACAACGGTCACAAAATATTGACTAGAGGTAGACATACCAGCACCATCATCTTTTGCGACAAGAAAAAACTCATATTTTCCTGGAGCATTAAAAGAACGAGATAACTCCCATTGCCCAAGACTAGAATTAAAAGTCATTTTCATTTTACGGTTATCGTAAGTGAATACAGCTTCGACTTCGGTAACTTTGCCATCCACATCATCAACAGAACAGTACAATTCGAACAGCTCTTTATGTGTAATTTCTTTGGAGTACTCAATTTTTTGAAAATTAGGAGGAGAGTTCTTATTAAAGACAGGAGTCCCACTAGGCTTCGATGGAGGTAAAGGGGGAGTATACTGTGCATAACAGATAGTTCCTGAAAACGGACTACATATCACAAAAAGAGATAAAAACATCTTTAATAATCGAACTCTGCATTTCATTTTTTTATAAATTGCGACTCCTTTTTTAGATTAAAAAGGATCTGATTAAAATATCAACCATTATATTATGTCAATTAACTTCCAAAAATCTCCTATGTACCGATATCTTATTGTACTGTCTTTTACAGTAGCAATAGGATTTCAAGCATGGCGTACGCTCTTTAACAATTTTGCGGTCGATCAAGTTCATTTAAATAGTATCCAAGTTGGAGCAATCCAATCAATAAGAGAAATTCCTGGCTTTCTATCCCTTCTGGTAGTATATCTTCTTTTAATAATCAAAGAACACCGATTGGCATCCCTTTCTGTCTTATTAATGGGGGTAGGAGTTGTATTTACAGGAATCTTCGACTCGTTTATTGGAGTGATTGCCACTACCCTATTGATGTCTACAGGATTTCACTATTACGAAACAACCAATCAGTCTCTTACCCTTCAATATTTTCCTCCTAATGAAGCGGCATTGGTAATTGGGAAGACCAAAAGTTATGCTGCACTAGCCAACATTATTGCAGGAGCGATGATATGGATATTTTCCACAATCCCATTCATGACTTTCGAATACAACTATATGGTATTTGGTGGTTTTGTCATCCTCGTTTCGATCTGGGCTTTTACATTTGACCCAACCCAAAAACTAAAACACAAACAACACAAGAAGATCATCTTTAAAAGAAAATATTGGTTATTCTATGTTCTGAATTTCTTAAGTGGTTCAAGACGTCAGATATTTGTCGTTTTTTCTGTGTTTATGCTTGTTCAGATGTACCACTTCTCAATTAAGTGGGTTACACTACTTTTCATTATAAACAATATCATTGGATACTTTGCGAATCCGGCCATTGCTCGTTTAATCAATAAATATGGAGAGAAGCGAATGCTTCAGATTGAATATATTGCATTGATCTTAATCTTCTCTGGATATGCCATCTTTGAAAACGGATATATTATTGCAGCACTATATGTACTCGATCACCTTTTCTTTCCGTTCTCTATGGGTATTAAAACATGGTTCCAAAAAATAGCCGATCCCAAAGATATTGGTTCTTCTATGGCAGTAGGCTTTACAATCAACCATATCTCGGCCGTTATAATCCCATTTATTGGCGGAATCTTATTTAGTATCAGTTGGCGTATCCCATTTGCTTTTGGAATATTAATCGCAATTACTTCACTCTATTTTACGAAGTATATTAAAGAGGATTCTCTCAAACTAAAGTAACCATGCCATTCTTATAAACCAAGTAGATATGACACTCTAAAAAATAGACATTATGAAAAAGAAAAGCCTTTAAAAGGTAGGTCGACACCAAATGATTGGATCTACATTATTTTTGAGGCTTTTCTTTTATTTCTGAACCACTCTGTAATAGTTTCATACATAGCGTTTGGATCTAAACACACCCATCGTTTCTCCTCGTAATCGATGAACCATATAACGACAAAAACCATCATTTTAAAGACTATAAAGCATCTAAAAACAAACTTCATTGTATGAAAAGTGCCTCCAAAGAACCTAAGATAGACCGTTATTTAGATACTCTATAGAGACCCTTCAGTTACCCTTTGGTTACTATTTGAGTAACCAAAGGGTAACTGAAGGGTAACCAAAGGGTAAAGGAACTACCTTTCAAACATTGTTTAAAAGGGCAGTCTACTAGTCAAGATATAGTTCTAAAACATGTTTGGAATAGGATATCTTTCATAGAGAATCCCAACGGACAAACTCTATTCGAGTACCTAATTATATATATTTTCGAAGCAATAAGAAGACAAAAGAAGCATGGGAGTAATGGATCAAATGATAGGATTTTTATCATTAAGAGGACATTTGGTTCACAAATATCCTCTTATACTTATTGAAAGCAGTTTGTTTTGAGAAATATATTCTCTTTAAACTTCTAATAGAAGACTAGAGAATTTGCTCTGGCTCAATAGATCTTCGATTAAATAACTTGGCTGTTTTAGCACAAAATGATGACAGAGATCGTACGTCCCCACAGTAGGTCAAAATCAAACGCTTTTTTGCTCTAGTAATTCCTACATAGAGAAGTCGTGCGGCCTCTTTCTCCCCCTCATTATTTACTTCATAGAAGGTGGGATATTTTTGACTTGAGACATTGGGAATGATCACATTATCAAACTCTAAACCCTTTGCCTTATGAATCGTAGATATCAGAACATCTTCCTTTCCAAAATATAGATCTACCTCTTTACAGCTTCGATAAAATGGAATTAAATCATAGAGAGCCTCCTTGAGGTTTTTATACGATTTGTCTTTGGTTATATATGCTATATGGTTAAACCATTTCTCAAGATCAATATCTGAATCGATATACATTCCATCTCCGATTACCCCTTCAATATATTCCAATATATCCATCTCTCTCTCCATCCATATCTTACTTGCCTGATAGATATTCATCACCTCTTCTGTTATCTTTTGGACGATACGGATGTTCTCACTTTGGGCGAACCATTGATCTAAGTTTTGAGACAGAATCTCTACCCTTGGCTCTGTATGACGAATAAAGCTACAAGTAGCATGAACATCGTCCAAAGCATCATGACTATTAACCCCTTCTAAATCGAAACGTTCTATCAGATACTCTAGTCGGTAAGATTTCTCTGTAGGGTATATCTTACGAGCCATTGAAAGGGTATCAAAGCAATCATTCTGAAAATGAGGAATGTCGATCGTTCTTCTTTCGATATTGGTATTTAGTGCTTCCATATCGAATGCAATATTGTGTGCGACTAATATATCTCCTTCCTCAACAAATTCACAAAATGCCTCGAAAACGTGCTGAGGACTCTCCCCTTTCTGGTCTAATACTTGTCGGGATATTTGATGAATCTCTTGGGTCGATTCTAGCGACTTATCGGTGTCGATATATCTGTTAAACTCGCCGATGACCTCTCCATTTTTCATTCGGACAGCAGCAAGTTGTATAATATCAGCTTCGGAAGCGTCCTTCCCTGTCGTTTCGGTATCAAAGACCACTAGAGTATCGTTCTTAAGACTGATGTTATATCGAATCACATCGATCACACTTCTATCTTTTCCGATCTCATCAGGACTCATTCCACACTCTTGAAGGTCTTTAATGAATCGTCGAGACTGTTTCAAAGTCATTCCAGAAATAAATCGAGAAATCACCCTACTCCAAGATACATAGTCAATGGGGTCAATTAATATCGACATCAATGCCATGGCATCCTTAATATCTCTGCGAGAGAAAAAGTCTTTTCCTGAAATCATAAAGTAAGGAAGGGCTTTCTCTTTAAAATAACTCTCGATCTCACTAGCTTCATTGTTTGTTCTCACAAGAATTGCTGTTCGACGATCTTCTTGTTGGATTAACCAAGGAATAATTTTATTTACAATAAACTGTTGCTCAAAATTCGCATATTGACTATTGATATGTCTTATACAAGTGGCCATTGCAGGGAGCTCTTCCGTTGTGATAAAAGACTTTTGTGGCAGTACGTGAGCCGATGGGAAATTATGATCTTGATACGTATTAAACACCTTTTGAAGGTAATCAGG
The Prolixibacteraceae bacterium DNA segment above includes these coding regions:
- a CDS encoding T9SS type A sorting domain-containing protein; translation: MKCRVRLLKMFLSLFVICSPFSGTICYAQYTPPLPPSKPSGTPVFNKNSPPNFQKIEYSKEITHKELFELYCSVDDVDGKVTEVEAVFTYDNRKMKMTFNSSLGQWELSRSFNAPGKYEFFLVAKDDGAGMSTSSQYFVTVVAAMPSDKQTVAHSVTSNSLIVDYMPEDRNTDFFHLTVYEKDEEHHVFFDQRLKISLHQNLHVEVEGLNPKTIYHVDIVFENDFKKTSYSHLKQITTSRATPEFRVELIAPQQEYDEFRVWGEVLQVEVEGSNLERDISVKLDNHMRCSLDNISWSDIGEMVTVVKQDAGVQTTLYFQCKHEICGFFKHKIEFKYDEAFDPTIIQFEREVVAPFSKTEFEVDKIKKTNRGTYQVHWTNRGTDFSDYDGVYLIVSTKDDVSFDPSVLNKNGIYYAVDLSSSTRDYEILPPFHSRKMFVSILPYKRIEEEVVSIRRGYKMSNKIYEGYLCSIPEISLSVFPAKQSGGMKGLWLECFNTHSYSLDRDKIKVLLFDESGNLYRECSNIDFTPRDENEHTLLRDLHSVDYGLSSCLVAVYYENYLVDYLRFGEAQWKNNAVMGDLKPMEWDDAVQKFTVSNSDPYFIFEKKILDGSFVKRCRLGHLGTAGLCFENSENSYLVWNGTDPNHFNSVKNWGHDIKEYHNLEISSQFKSVTLDEKLHCNSLTLHKETKLYGLDKIDPSCFFSRELVIESNQWYYFTPSLSCQDIGSFEPNFGEVYIKRFSDGEWVDVDPKCSLKENEGYIIFSNQDDLHISSSSTLNKMDFRLQYDMVPSLQKTKWQLIGNPCAYHTQIPSDLNDFTTGYVYRFDASKPGYNIYSSHGSVLVDDNKSEDIGPNEAFFVEQVGAGSIHWSSDISLKHNTPRKKRSTIPENMLELRISSVDGTASDNVLFVFQKGCNQRYALKEDATKLIYHKKGVPQVYSMVGAKQLVIDKRPLESQEIELNIMPKSLSQVKLDIKCRGDLINHAKICIEDLGNGEVRDLANNTSYSIPVQQTGNSMNFKLYVDFEKPDVEQSFRVKITESGTIIESLSATTKQIKIFNVLGIEVASFFLSGEVEKHITLKQGVYMLKVVEKGEYSTTKIIVY
- a CDS encoding MFS transporter; the encoded protein is MSINFQKSPMYRYLIVLSFTVAIGFQAWRTLFNNFAVDQVHLNSIQVGAIQSIREIPGFLSLLVVYLLLIIKEHRLASLSVLLMGVGVVFTGIFDSFIGVIATTLLMSTGFHYYETTNQSLTLQYFPPNEAALVIGKTKSYAALANIIAGAMIWIFSTIPFMTFEYNYMVFGGFVILVSIWAFTFDPTQKLKHKQHKKIIFKRKYWLFYVLNFLSGSRRQIFVVFSVFMLVQMYHFSIKWVTLLFIINNIIGYFANPAIARLINKYGEKRMLQIEYIALILIFSGYAIFENGYIIAALYVLDHLFFPFSMGIKTWFQKIADPKDIGSSMAVGFTINHISAVIIPFIGGILFSISWRIPFAFGILIAITSLYFTKYIKEDSLKLK
- a CDS encoding UvrD-helicase domain-containing protein; its protein translation is MENHIKLTAEQQRVVEIRKGTHYIIAPPGSGKTELLSQWITNLLKEGVDEQEIICLTFTIRAAIVMRERINQYHPNMKIMVGNIHHYCSNFLFKNQLVGRHRQIIDGDDQINLFQEIMDDLNLRIVYKRGYSTKDVKAGDMIRINTWFNQSNLNIDESLRSSDNIVKVLNEENMHKVSQVCSRYEQLKKNYHLLDFDDILNLTYHYLDQKDKVYQMAHYSWVEVDEVQDLTPLQHAIIENISQGSTKLFFGDPSQSIFSFIGAKHHNFLSELEKVKKEDSASIHTLQTNFRSPDYLQKVFNTYQDHNFPSAHVLPQKSFITTEELPAMATCIRHINSQYANFEQQFIVNKIIPWLIQQEDRRTAILVRTNNEASEIESYFKEKALPYFMISGKDFFSRRDIKDAMALMSILIDPIDYVSWSRVISRFISGMTLKQSRRFIKDLQECGMSPDEIGKDRSVIDVIRYNISLKNDTLVVFDTETTGKDASEADIIQLAAVRMKNGEVIGEFNRYIDTDKSLESTQEIHQISRQVLDQKGESPQHVFEAFCEFVEEGDILVAHNIAFDMEALNTNIERRTIDIPHFQNDCFDTLSMARKIYPTEKSYRLEYLIERFDLEGVNSHDALDDVHATCSFIRHTEPRVEILSQNLDQWFAQSENIRIVQKITEEVMNIYQASKIWMEREMDILEYIEGVIGDGMYIDSDIDLEKWFNHIAYITKDKSYKNLKEALYDLIPFYRSCKEVDLYFGKEDVLISTIHKAKGLEFDNVIIPNVSSQKYPTFYEVNNEGEKEAARLLYVGITRAKKRLILTYCGDVRSLSSFCAKTAKLFNRRSIEPEQIL